One window from the genome of Microbulbifer sp. ALW1 encodes:
- a CDS encoding DUF2170 family protein, whose amino-acid sequence MTWNNENLRQLAEQHPDWVVEAEGDCLSVSNDEGVDAFVYVGERQIVVESILFPVSQVEDAAALNKLILQTHQLVPLTTVAIKNIGGEEYYVAFGALSVSSKDEVVIEEIETLFGNVGDFLDLYSAHFELEGVA is encoded by the coding sequence ATGACCTGGAACAATGAAAACCTGCGCCAGCTGGCCGAGCAGCATCCTGACTGGGTGGTCGAGGCGGAGGGCGATTGCCTGAGTGTTTCCAATGATGAAGGCGTCGATGCCTTTGTTTATGTGGGCGAACGGCAGATCGTAGTCGAAAGCATCCTGTTTCCTGTCAGCCAGGTAGAAGATGCGGCGGCACTGAACAAGTTGATCCTGCAGACGCACCAGCTGGTGCCGCTGACCACCGTGGCGATCAAGAATATCGGTGGTGAAGAATACTACGTTGCCTTCGGTGCGCTATCCGTCTCCAGTAAAGACGAAGTCGTGATTGAAGAAATTGAAACCCTGTTCGGCAACGTGGGCGATTTCCTGGATTTGTACTCAGCACATTTTGAATTGGAGGGCGTAGCATGA